In Rattus norvegicus strain BN/NHsdMcwi chromosome 1, GRCr8, whole genome shotgun sequence, a genomic segment contains:
- the Slc25a19l1 gene encoding mitochondrial thiamine pyrophosphate carrier-like, producing the protein MLDRPEAGMVGYDSKADARSNSKLEVAVAGSVSGFVTRALISPLDVIKIRFQLQLERVCPSDPDAKYHGIFQAAKQIIQEEGPRAFWKGHVPAQILSIGYGAVQFLAFEELTVLLYQANLYQTHQFSAHFVCGGLSAGTATLTVHPVDVLRTRLAAQGEPNLREAIITMYRTEGPFVFYKGLTPTVIAIFPYAGLQFCYRSLKRTYDWVMPPDRKQTGNLKNLLCGCGSGVISKTLTYPLDLFKNHLQVRGFEYARSAFGQVRSYRGLLDLARQVLQHEDTRGFFKGLSPSLMKAALSTGFMFFWYELFCNLFHCIRREDR; encoded by the coding sequence ATGTTGGACAGACCAGAGGCAGGGATGGTTGGCTATGACTCCAAAGCAGATGCCAGGAGTAACTCCAAGTTGGAGGTGGCGGTGGCGGGATCAGTGTCAGGATTTGTCACTCGTGCCCTGATCAGCCCTTTGGATGTCATCAAGATCCGATTCCAGCTCCAGCTTGAACGTGTGTGTCCAAGTGACCCCGATGCCAAATACCACGGAATCTTCCAGGCGGCCAAGCAGATTATACAAGAAGAGGGTCCAAGAGCGTTCTGGAAAGGACATGTTCCAGCCCAGATCCTGTCCATAGGCTATGGAGCCGTCCAATTTTTGGCCTTTGAAGAACTGACTGTACTGCTTTACCAAGCCAACTTGTATCAAACCCACCAGTTCTCAGCACACTTTGTATGTGGAGGCCTGTCTGCCGGTACAGCCACCCTCACCGTGCACCCCGTGGATGTCCTGCGCACCCGCCTTGCAGCTCAGGGGGAGCCCAATCTGCGAGAGGCTATAATCACCATGTATAGGACGGAGGGCCCCTTTGTCTTCTACAAAGGCTTGACTCCCACTGTGATCGCCATCTTCCCGTACGCGGGCTTGCAGTTCTGCTACCGTTCCTTGAAACGCACCTATGACTGGGtcatgccaccagacagaaagcAAACAGGGAACCTTAAAAACCTGCTTTGTGGCTGTGGATCTGGAGTGATCAGCAAGACCCTTACGTATCCCCTGGACCTCTTCAAGAATCACCTGCAGGTGCGGGGGTTTGAATATGCCCGATCTGCTTTTGGCCAAGTTCGGAGCTACAGGGGCCTCTTGGACCTCGCCCGGCAAGTGTTACAACATGAAGACACCCGGGGCTTCTTCAAGGGCCTATCCCCCAGTCTGATGAAGGCTGCACTCTCCACTGGTTTCATGTTCTTCTGGTATGAGCTCTTCTGTAACCTCTTCCATTGCATAAGGAGGGAAGACAGATAG